In one Halorubrum sp. CBA1229 genomic region, the following are encoded:
- a CDS encoding adenosylcobalamin-dependent ribonucleoside-diphosphate reductase: MSSDGVAADELELPIKRTTGDTMEERLTANAYHNILPARYLRKNADGETIENPEELFDRVARNVALAEAVFEAEKQDVEVTVTPDQLKPDHPRRDELAEEVFGAGTTAKDDAEATLTAHNVNKFAYDTVVPELPESVREHVEATADRFRDGMERLSFMPNSPTLMNAGDELQQLSACFVDSPDDDITDIHQTAKEAAEVFQSGGGMGYAFWKLRPYGDSVGSTGGIASGPITFMRTFDQMCETIAQGGARRGAQMGVMRVSHPDVIQFIHSKNKDVSLAHSLRLNDPDDFTHNSFADALEEARDLIDEDGRVPEHLRNAVEGHLSNFNISVGVTDDFMEALYNDEEFTFTNPRTEEPHIATPETKEIYDMFGLGEHVEVGEELSIPAQELWDDMIEGAHENGEPGVIYLERVNKEHSFDTKEHPDHRILATNPCGEQPLEEYEACNLGHINLSTLAAQDAPDWRVWSDEHADEYASKEAAMSAFLEEAIDFEEFDERIDYGTRFLENVVTMSDFPVDKIEQKVRDMRKIGLGVMGLAQLYIQLGIQYGTEEGNEVARQLMTHINHASKQTSHELAQERGTFNDWEESKYANPTEYRDWFEHYTGLDADEWADGFPIRNHNTTTIAPTGTTSMIGNTTGGCEPIYNVAYYKNVSDDVQGDEMLVEFDDYFLRTLEENDVDVDAVKREAQEQMAENEFDGVDGLETVPDAIGELFVVTGDLSGKQHAAVQCACQEGVDSAISKTCNFPNDATAEEMEEVYRYIYDHGGKGVTVYRDGTRSKQVLTTRAKNTEFADESEAAETIVEQIGEVFGGVEAFLENEDVQAAIDTEIADLLEASEQPRIDYSERSPRPDSLNGVTQRIETGYGKVYVTINEDENGRPFELFANIGHSGGYTNSFTEALAKVISTALRSGVDPEEIVDELQGTRSPKVAWDKGEQIQSIPDAIGTALRRYLDDEIDKGIPQQQSLDDVERDLANETASQTDGGAVDAGAATDAPSGPGPAAEDDAAGADDAMQELIAAGESPECPDCGGMNLYYSEGCKTCESCGWSEC; the protein is encoded by the coding sequence ATGAGCAGCGACGGCGTCGCCGCCGACGAACTCGAACTGCCGATCAAACGAACCACAGGCGACACGATGGAGGAGCGCCTCACCGCCAACGCCTACCACAACATCCTGCCTGCGCGGTACCTCCGGAAGAACGCGGACGGCGAGACGATCGAGAACCCCGAGGAGCTGTTCGACCGCGTCGCGCGCAACGTCGCGCTCGCGGAGGCGGTCTTCGAGGCCGAGAAGCAGGACGTCGAGGTCACGGTCACGCCCGACCAGCTGAAGCCCGACCACCCGCGGCGCGACGAGCTCGCCGAGGAGGTCTTCGGCGCGGGCACGACCGCCAAGGACGACGCGGAGGCGACGCTCACGGCGCACAACGTCAACAAGTTCGCGTACGACACCGTCGTCCCCGAGCTCCCCGAGAGCGTGCGCGAGCACGTCGAGGCGACCGCAGACCGGTTCCGCGACGGGATGGAGCGGCTCTCCTTCATGCCGAACTCGCCGACGCTGATGAACGCGGGCGACGAGCTCCAGCAGCTCTCCGCCTGCTTCGTCGACTCCCCGGACGACGACATCACCGACATCCACCAGACCGCCAAGGAGGCGGCCGAGGTGTTCCAGTCCGGCGGCGGCATGGGGTACGCGTTCTGGAAGCTCCGCCCCTACGGCGACTCGGTCGGCTCGACGGGCGGGATCGCCTCCGGGCCGATCACGTTCATGCGGACGTTCGACCAGATGTGCGAGACGATCGCGCAGGGCGGCGCGCGCCGCGGCGCCCAGATGGGCGTCATGCGCGTCTCGCACCCGGACGTCATCCAGTTCATCCACTCGAAGAACAAGGACGTCTCGCTGGCGCACTCGCTGCGCCTGAACGACCCCGACGACTTCACGCACAACTCCTTCGCGGACGCCTTAGAGGAGGCCCGCGACCTCATCGACGAGGACGGGCGGGTGCCCGAACACCTCCGCAACGCCGTGGAGGGCCACCTGTCGAACTTCAACATCAGCGTCGGCGTCACCGACGACTTCATGGAGGCGCTGTACAACGACGAGGAGTTCACCTTCACCAACCCGCGCACGGAGGAGCCGCACATCGCGACCCCCGAGACGAAGGAGATCTACGACATGTTCGGCCTCGGCGAGCACGTCGAGGTCGGCGAGGAGCTCTCGATCCCGGCCCAAGAGCTGTGGGACGACATGATCGAGGGCGCCCACGAGAACGGCGAACCGGGCGTCATCTACCTCGAACGCGTGAACAAGGAGCACTCCTTCGATACGAAGGAACACCCGGACCACCGGATCCTCGCGACGAACCCCTGCGGCGAGCAGCCGTTAGAGGAGTACGAGGCGTGTAACCTCGGTCATATCAACCTCTCGACGCTCGCGGCGCAGGACGCCCCGGACTGGCGCGTCTGGTCCGACGAGCACGCCGACGAGTACGCGTCGAAGGAGGCCGCCATGTCGGCCTTCCTCGAGGAGGCGATCGACTTCGAGGAGTTCGACGAGCGGATCGACTACGGCACCCGCTTCCTCGAGAACGTCGTGACGATGTCGGACTTCCCGGTCGACAAGATCGAGCAGAAGGTCCGCGACATGCGGAAGATCGGACTGGGGGTCATGGGGCTCGCCCAGCTGTACATCCAGCTCGGCATCCAGTACGGCACCGAGGAGGGCAACGAGGTCGCCCGCCAGCTGATGACCCACATCAACCACGCGTCGAAGCAGACCTCCCACGAGCTCGCGCAGGAGCGCGGGACGTTCAACGACTGGGAGGAGTCGAAGTACGCGAACCCCACCGAGTACCGCGACTGGTTCGAGCACTACACCGGCCTCGACGCGGACGAGTGGGCGGACGGCTTCCCGATCCGCAACCACAACACGACGACGATCGCGCCCACGGGCACGACGTCGATGATCGGGAACACCACCGGCGGCTGCGAGCCAATCTACAACGTCGCCTACTACAAGAACGTCTCCGACGACGTCCAGGGCGACGAGATGCTCGTCGAGTTCGACGACTACTTCCTGCGCACCTTAGAGGAGAACGACGTCGACGTCGACGCCGTCAAGCGGGAGGCCCAAGAGCAGATGGCGGAAAACGAGTTCGACGGCGTGGACGGCCTGGAGACGGTGCCGGACGCGATCGGCGAGCTGTTCGTCGTCACCGGCGACCTCTCGGGCAAGCAGCACGCGGCGGTCCAGTGCGCCTGCCAGGAGGGCGTCGACTCCGCCATCTCGAAGACGTGTAACTTCCCGAACGACGCCACGGCCGAGGAGATGGAGGAGGTGTACCGCTACATCTACGACCACGGCGGGAAGGGCGTCACCGTCTACCGCGACGGCACCCGCTCGAAGCAGGTGCTCACGACGCGCGCGAAGAACACGGAGTTCGCCGACGAGAGCGAGGCGGCCGAGACGATCGTCGAGCAGATCGGCGAGGTGTTCGGCGGCGTCGAGGCGTTCCTCGAGAACGAGGACGTGCAGGCGGCGATCGACACGGAGATCGCGGACCTGCTCGAGGCGAGCGAGCAGCCGCGCATCGACTACAGCGAGCGCAGCCCGCGCCCCGACTCCCTGAACGGCGTCACCCAGCGCATCGAGACCGGGTACGGCAAGGTGTACGTCACCATCAACGAGGACGAGAACGGCCGGCCGTTCGAGCTGTTCGCGAACATCGGCCACTCCGGCGGCTACACCAACTCCTTCACGGAGGCGCTCGCGAAGGTCATCTCGACGGCGCTCCGCTCGGGCGTGGACCCCGAGGAGATCGTCGACGAGCTGCAGGGCACCCGGAGTCCGAAGGTCGCCTGGGACAAAGGCGAGCAGATCCAGTCGATCCCGGACGCGATCGGCACCGCGCTCCGGCGCTACCTCGACGACGAGATCGACAAGGGGATCCCGCAACAGCAGAGCCTCGACGACGTCGAGCGCGACCTGGCGAACGAGACGGCGAGCCAGACCGACGGCGGCGCGGTCGACGCGGGCGCGGCGACGGACGCCCCGAGCGGCCCCGGCCCGGCGGCCGAGGACGACGCGGCCGGCGCCGACGACGCGATGCAGGAGCTCATCGCGGCGGGCGAGTCGCCCGAGTGTCCCGACTGCGGCGGGATGAACCTCTACTACTCCGAGGGCTGCAAGACGTGCGAGTCGTGCGGCTGGTCGGAGTGTTAG
- a CDS encoding CDC48 family AAA ATPase, with protein sequence MKLTVRPLKQKDAGRRLAAIDRVAAEELGLSGGDIVRVEGSDGAAIARVWPGYPEDDGSGVVRIDGRLRQEAGVGIDDRVTVESVDVSRAESVTIAFPSQLRVRGQIAPFIRDKLSGQPVTEGQTIRTSMGFGLMGGQSQAVPMKVASTTPSGTVVITDDTEIEISEVPAEELAERSGSGEGASEGPDVAYEDIGGLDSELEQVREMIELPMRHPELFKRLGIDPPKGVLLHGPPGTGKTLIAKAVANEIDASFHNISGPEIMSKYYGESEEQLREIFEEASEEAPSIIFMDELDSIAPKREEAGGDVERRVVAQLLSLMDGLEERGEVVVIGATNRVDAIDPALRRGGRFDREIEVGVPDRDGRKEILQVHTRNMPLVDGIDLDEYAENTHGFVGADLESLAKESAMHALRRIRPELDLESDEIDADVLNSIQVTESDFKEAMKGIEPSALREVFVEVPDVSWDQVGGLEGTKERLRETIQWPLEYPEVFEELDMQAAKGVLMYGPPGTGKTLLAKAVANEAESNFISIKGPELLNKYVGESEKGVREVFSKARENAPTIVFFDEIDSIATERGKNSGDSGVGERVVSQLLTELDGLESLEDVVVIATTNRPDLIDSALLRPGRLDRHVHVPVPDEEARRKILEVHTRDKPLADDVDLDALARKTDGYVGADLEAVAREASMNASREFIGSVSREEVGESVGNVRVTMQHFENALDEVNPSVTPETRERYEEIEKQFKRSEVDRTDAEPGAAFQ encoded by the coding sequence GCGGCCGAGGAGCTCGGGCTCTCCGGCGGCGACATCGTCCGCGTCGAGGGCTCGGACGGGGCCGCGATCGCCCGCGTCTGGCCCGGCTACCCCGAGGACGACGGAAGCGGCGTCGTGCGCATCGACGGGCGGCTCCGCCAGGAGGCGGGCGTCGGGATCGACGACCGCGTGACCGTCGAATCGGTCGACGTCTCCCGCGCGGAGTCCGTCACGATCGCCTTCCCGAGCCAGCTCCGCGTGCGCGGGCAGATCGCCCCGTTCATCCGCGACAAGCTCTCCGGCCAGCCGGTGACCGAGGGCCAGACGATCCGCACGTCGATGGGCTTCGGCCTGATGGGCGGCCAGTCGCAGGCGGTGCCGATGAAGGTCGCCTCGACCACCCCGTCGGGGACGGTCGTCATCACCGACGACACCGAGATCGAGATCTCCGAGGTCCCCGCCGAGGAGCTCGCCGAGCGGAGCGGAAGCGGCGAGGGAGCCAGCGAGGGCCCGGACGTCGCCTACGAGGACATCGGCGGGCTCGACAGCGAGCTCGAGCAGGTCCGCGAGATGATCGAGCTGCCGATGCGGCACCCGGAGCTGTTCAAGCGGCTCGGCATCGACCCGCCGAAGGGCGTCCTGCTCCACGGTCCGCCGGGCACGGGGAAGACGCTGATCGCGAAGGCCGTCGCCAACGAGATCGACGCCAGCTTCCACAACATCTCCGGCCCGGAGATCATGTCGAAGTACTACGGCGAGAGCGAGGAGCAGCTCCGCGAGATCTTCGAGGAGGCCTCGGAGGAGGCGCCCTCGATCATCTTCATGGACGAGCTCGACTCGATCGCGCCTAAACGGGAGGAGGCCGGCGGCGACGTCGAACGGCGCGTCGTGGCCCAGCTGCTCTCGCTGATGGACGGGTTAGAGGAGCGCGGCGAGGTCGTCGTCATCGGGGCGACGAACCGCGTCGACGCCATCGACCCCGCGCTCCGGCGCGGCGGGCGCTTCGACCGCGAGATCGAGGTCGGCGTCCCCGACCGCGACGGCCGCAAGGAGATCCTGCAGGTCCACACGCGGAACATGCCGCTCGTTGACGGGATCGACTTAGACGAGTACGCGGAGAACACCCACGGCTTCGTCGGGGCCGACCTCGAGTCGCTCGCGAAGGAGTCCGCGATGCACGCGCTGCGCCGGATCCGGCCCGAGCTCGACTTGGAGAGCGACGAGATCGACGCCGACGTCCTGAACTCCATCCAGGTCACCGAGAGCGACTTCAAGGAGGCGATGAAGGGCATCGAACCTTCCGCGCTCCGCGAGGTGTTCGTCGAGGTCCCGGACGTCTCCTGGGACCAGGTCGGCGGTCTGGAGGGGACCAAAGAGCGGCTCCGCGAGACGATCCAGTGGCCGCTGGAGTACCCCGAGGTGTTCGAGGAGCTCGACATGCAGGCCGCCAAGGGCGTCCTGATGTACGGCCCGCCGGGCACGGGGAAGACCCTGCTCGCGAAGGCCGTCGCCAACGAGGCGGAGTCGAACTTCATCTCGATCAAGGGTCCGGAGCTGCTGAACAAGTACGTGGGCGAGTCCGAGAAGGGCGTCCGCGAGGTGTTCAGCAAGGCCCGCGAGAACGCGCCGACGATCGTGTTCTTCGACGAGATCGACTCGATCGCGACCGAGCGCGGCAAGAACTCCGGCGACTCCGGCGTCGGCGAACGCGTCGTCTCCCAGCTGCTGACGGAGCTCGACGGGCTCGAGTCGCTGGAGGACGTGGTCGTCATCGCGACGACGAACCGCCCGGACCTCATCGACTCGGCGCTGCTCCGGCCCGGCCGCCTGGACCGCCACGTGCACGTGCCCGTGCCGGACGAGGAGGCCCGGCGGAAGATCCTGGAGGTCCACACCCGGGACAAGCCGCTGGCCGACGACGTCGACCTCGACGCGCTCGCCCGGAAGACGGACGGGTACGTCGGGGCCGACCTCGAGGCGGTGGCCCGCGAGGCGTCGATGAACGCCTCCCGGGAGTTCATCGGCAGCGTCTCGCGCGAGGAGGTCGGCGAGTCCGTCGGCAACGTCCGCGTGACGATGCAGCACTTCGAGAACGCGCTCGACGAGGTGAACCCGAGCGTCACCCCCGAGACGCGGGAGCGCTACGAGGAGATCGAAAAGCAGTTCAAGCGGTCGGAGGTCGACCGCACCGACGCCGAGCCCGGCGCGGCGTTCCAGTAA
- a CDS encoding aldo/keto reductase: protein MEYTTLGDTGMTVSKICLGCMSFGDPDWREWVLDEEDGKEIVERALELGVTFFDTANMYSNGESERVLGEALEGHREETVVATKGYFQMDESNPNSGGLSRKAIEQELQHSLDRLGMDTIDLYQIHRWDDDTPIEETLAALDDAVRRGDVRYVGGSSMWAHQFAEALHASEREGYERFATMQNHYNLAYREEEREMLPLCEKEGIGVMPWSPLARGYLTRPHEEVDATLRGETEEHLYEHPYREGGGPVVNARVAELAAEKGVKMAQIALAWLFHKEWVDTPIVGTTSVEHLEDAVEALDIDLSASDLEWLEEPYEPVRVSGHE, encoded by the coding sequence ATGGAGTACACCACCCTCGGCGACACCGGAATGACGGTGTCGAAGATCTGTCTCGGCTGCATGAGCTTCGGCGACCCGGACTGGCGCGAGTGGGTCCTCGACGAGGAGGACGGGAAGGAGATCGTCGAGCGCGCCCTCGAACTCGGGGTGACCTTCTTCGACACCGCCAACATGTACTCGAACGGCGAGTCGGAGCGCGTCCTCGGCGAGGCGCTGGAGGGCCACCGCGAGGAGACCGTCGTCGCCACGAAGGGCTACTTCCAGATGGACGAGTCGAACCCGAACTCGGGCGGGCTCTCGCGGAAGGCGATCGAACAGGAGCTGCAACACAGCCTCGACCGGCTCGGCATGGACACGATCGACCTCTATCAGATCCATCGCTGGGACGACGACACGCCGATCGAGGAGACGCTCGCCGCGCTCGACGACGCCGTCCGCCGCGGCGACGTGCGGTACGTCGGCGGCTCCTCGATGTGGGCCCACCAGTTCGCGGAGGCGCTCCACGCGAGCGAGCGCGAGGGGTACGAGCGGTTCGCCACGATGCAGAACCACTACAACCTCGCCTACCGCGAGGAGGAGCGCGAGATGCTCCCCCTCTGCGAGAAGGAGGGGATCGGCGTGATGCCGTGGAGCCCGCTCGCGCGCGGCTACCTCACCCGGCCGCACGAGGAGGTCGACGCCACGCTGCGCGGGGAGACCGAGGAGCACCTCTACGAGCACCCCTACCGCGAGGGCGGCGGTCCGGTGGTCAACGCGCGCGTCGCGGAACTGGCCGCGGAGAAGGGCGTGAAGATGGCCCAGATCGCGCTGGCGTGGCTGTTCCACAAGGAGTGGGTCGACACGCCCATCGTCGGCACGACCAGCGTCGAGCACTTGGAAGACGCCGTCGAGGCCCTCGACATCGATCTGTCCGCCTCGGATCTGGAGTGGCTCGAGGAGCCGTACGAGCCGGTTCGGGTCTCCGGTCACGAGTAA